A single window of Phyllostomus discolor isolate MPI-MPIP mPhyDis1 chromosome 13, mPhyDis1.pri.v3, whole genome shotgun sequence DNA harbors:
- the TCN2 gene encoding transcobalamin-2, with the protein MGHLGALLFLLGALGALADICHVPEVDSKLVQSLGQRLLPWLDQLSPDYLNPSIYVGLRLSSVEASTKEDLYLHSLKIGYQQSLLDDDSSDLQTKPSMGQLALYMLALRANCEFVGGHKGNRLVSKLKRFLEDEKRAIGHDHMGKPHTSYYQYGLSLLALCLHQKRVHDSVVGKLLYAMEPNHHLHQGHQSVDTMAMAGLAFTCLERTDLNPNLRLRITRAIKTVKENILKAQTPEGSFGNIYSTPLALQLLMTSPIPGVGLGTACFNTRAALLASLPNGAFQNALMISQLLPVLNHKSYVDLISPDCLTPRVMLEPAMVTPSQTEAPEVIQVTLTVPSVLPRYTHSIHVPAGSSLEDVLKKAKELRGFTYGTQATLSGPYLTSVMGKVVGEREFWQLIRAPDTPLLQGIADYRPQNGETIELRLVAW; encoded by the exons ATGGGACACCTTGGggccctcctcttcctgctgggggccctgggggctctTGCTGATATCTGCC ACGTACCAGAGGTGGACAGCAAGTTGGTGCAGAGCCTGGGTCAGCGCCTCTTGCCCTGGTTGGACCAGCTCTCTCCAGACTACCTGAACCCCAGTATCTACGTGGGCCTGCGCCTCTCCAGCGTGGAGGCCAGCACCAAGGAGGACCTCTACCTGCACAGCCTCAAGATCGGTTATCAGCAAAGCCTCCTGGA CGATGACAGCAGTGACCTCCAGACCAAGCCCTCGATGGGCCAGCTGGCTCTCTACATGCTCGCTCTCAGGGCCAACTGCGAGTTCGTTGGAGGCCACAAGGGCAACAGGCTGGTCTCGAAGTTGAAGCGGTTCCTGGAGGATGAGAAGAGGGCCATTG GGCATGATCACATGGGCAAGCCCCACACCAGCTACTACCAGTATGGCCTGAGCCTCCTGGCCCTGTGTCTGCACCAGAAGCGGGTCCACGACAGTGTGGTTGGCAAGCTCCTGTATGCCATGGAACCCAACCACCATCTTCACCAGGGCCACCAGTCTGTGG ATACAATGGCCATGGCAGGCTTGGCCTTCACCTGTCTGGAGCGCACCGACCTCAACCCCAATCTGAGACTCCGGATCACCCGGGCCATCAAGACAGTGAAGGAGAATATCCTGAAGGCCCAGACCCCAGAGGGCTCCTTCGGGAATATCTACAGCACCCCTCTGGCGCTGCAA TTGCTGATGACCTCTCCTATTcccggggtggggctgggcacagCATGCTTCAACACGAGGGCTGCTCTGTTGGCCAGCCTGCCGAATGGGGCCTTCCAGAATGCTCTCATGATTTCCCAGTTACTGCCTGTCCTGAACCACAAGAGCTATGTGGATCTTATCTCCCCAGACTGCCTGACACCAAGAG TCATGTTGGAACCAGCTATGGTGACCCCCTCCCAGACTGAAGCCCCAGAGGTCATCCAGGTCACGCTGACGGTCCCTAGTGTCTTGCCAAGATACACACACTCCATCCATGTCCCTGCTGGCTCCTCCTTGGAAGATGTCCTGAAGAAGGCCAAGGAGCTCAGAGGATTCAC GTATGGAACACAGGCCACCTTGTCAGGCCCTTACCTGACCTCTGTGATGGGCAAAGTAGTAGGGGAACGTGAGTTCTGGCAACTTATCCGAGCCCCCGACACCCCGCTGCTGCAAG GGATTGCAGACTATAGACCCCAGAATGGAGAAACCATCGAGCTGAGGCTGGTCGCCTGGTAG